The following coding sequences are from one Prochlorococcus marinus CUG1438 window:
- a CDS encoding DNA-3-methyladenine glycosylase: MEEELFPKNFFYRHSKLVAPDLIGCHLIKKNNEIDQVKGVIVETEAYSQEEEACHGYRKMTESNKSLFGKPGTFYIYKSYGIHHCLNIVTDRENFASGVLIRSVFISNKNERLASGPGLVTKTFSVDISFNSLEVLNNKSLWISPRKSTLEEKDLIQTTRIGISKAKNIKWRWYLKNSRSVSKRLKGDRTPKFQ, translated from the coding sequence ATAGAAGAAGAATTATTTCCAAAAAATTTTTTTTATCGGCACTCTAAACTTGTTGCTCCTGATTTAATAGGCTGTCACCTCATAAAAAAAAATAATGAGATAGATCAAGTTAAAGGGGTTATTGTTGAAACTGAAGCTTATTCACAGGAAGAAGAGGCCTGTCATGGCTACCGCAAAATGACTGAATCAAACAAATCATTATTTGGCAAACCTGGCACATTTTATATTTACAAATCTTATGGCATTCATCATTGTTTAAACATTGTTACTGATAGAGAAAATTTTGCGAGTGGTGTTTTAATAAGATCAGTTTTTATCTCTAATAAAAACGAAAGATTAGCTTCTGGACCTGGCCTGGTAACTAAAACATTCAGTGTAGACATTTCATTTAACTCGCTTGAAGTTCTTAATAACAAATCTCTATGGATTTCTCCACGAAAATCCACTCTAGAAGAAAAAGATCTCATTCAAACTACGAGAATTGGCATATCAAAGGCAAAAAATATAAAATGGCGTTGGTATCTCAAAAATAGTAGGAGTGTAAGTAAAAGATTAAAAGGTGATAGAACACCTAAATTTCAATGA
- a CDS encoding DUF565 domain-containing protein: MVFEPQKTKFQLKIVENIQTLSIWANNPWRRYSISLITLLIGYFFGSSLGMVSAVVELMDPVAAFLSVVFIEFLIVLRRNFRFERKKKFLLLLLDSLRLGLFYGFFTESLKLL; the protein is encoded by the coding sequence ATGGTTTTTGAACCTCAAAAGACAAAATTTCAGCTAAAAATTGTGGAAAATATTCAGACATTAAGTATTTGGGCTAATAATCCATGGCGAAGATATTCAATATCATTGATTACACTTTTAATAGGCTACTTTTTTGGAAGTTCTCTTGGTATGGTAAGTGCCGTTGTGGAACTAATGGATCCTGTAGCCGCTTTTTTATCAGTAGTTTTTATTGAGTTTTTAATAGTTCTAAGACGAAATTTTAGATTTGAAAGGAAAAAGAAATTTTTATTACTTTTATTAGATTCTTTAAGATTGGGATTATTTTATGGTTTCTTTACTGAAAGTCTTAAGTTGCTATAA
- a CDS encoding aspartate carbamoyltransferase catalytic subunit gives MQIWPHKHIHTLANFSIEDYESVFELANRFDALKNAGTKKLPALQGTLVTSLFFEASTRTKNSFELAAKRLSADVQTFAPSSSSLTKGETIIDTAITYSAMGADTLVIRHSSSYITFEIAKKLDAINSKTSVLNAGDGLHSHPSQGLLDIYTLIKFFSQKTLNPKVLNSKKILIIGDVNHSRVARSNLWALSAFGADIILCGPKTLIPDEFINFLKTPAPNQTEDPVKSRGSITISRSLEESIKIADAIIVLRLQKERMMENLLNSIDSYSLDYGLTPEKLSLNNKEIPILHPGPINRDIEISSKVVDRYPNCLINNQVANGIPIRMALLYLLQKHKN, from the coding sequence ATGCAAATTTGGCCTCATAAACATATACACACACTCGCTAATTTTTCAATTGAAGATTATGAGTCAGTATTTGAATTAGCTAATAGATTTGATGCACTAAAGAATGCAGGAACAAAAAAGCTACCGGCCTTACAAGGGACTTTGGTAACTTCTTTATTTTTTGAAGCTAGTACAAGAACAAAAAATAGTTTTGAGCTTGCAGCAAAAAGACTTTCTGCTGATGTCCAAACTTTTGCGCCATCATCCAGCTCTTTAACAAAAGGCGAAACAATAATTGATACAGCTATAACTTATTCTGCTATGGGGGCGGATACATTAGTTATCAGACATTCATCAAGTTACATAACCTTTGAGATCGCAAAAAAACTTGATGCAATAAATTCAAAGACTTCTGTTCTTAATGCGGGAGATGGATTACATAGTCACCCCAGCCAAGGATTGCTTGACATCTATACATTGATAAAGTTCTTTTCCCAAAAAACATTGAATCCAAAGGTTTTAAATTCCAAAAAAATTTTAATAATTGGAGACGTTAATCATTCAAGGGTTGCCAGGTCAAATCTTTGGGCTTTGAGTGCATTCGGCGCAGATATAATCTTATGTGGGCCTAAGACATTAATACCTGATGAATTTATCAATTTTTTAAAAACCCCTGCGCCAAATCAAACAGAAGATCCTGTTAAATCAAGAGGCTCCATAACAATTTCTAGATCATTGGAAGAATCAATAAAAATTGCAGATGCGATTATTGTTTTAAGACTCCAGAAAGAGAGAATGATGGAAAATTTACTAAATAGCATTGATTCATATAGTTTGGATTATGGCTTAACCCCAGAGAAATTATCATTAAATAATAAAGAAATTCCAATTCTACATCCTGGTCCTATTAACAGAGATATTGAAATAAGTAGCAAAGTGGTAGATCGATATCCTAATTGCTTAATTAATAATCAAGTTGCAAATGGTATCCCTATAAGAATGGCTTTGCTTTATCTATTGCAAAAACACAAAAATTAA
- a CDS encoding DUF2555 domain-containing protein translates to MKFISENKISEDLVNSFDEEMTLELAKRLEEDNYNTPFDGLKDWHLLRALAINRPELTTNYTHLLDQEPFDEN, encoded by the coding sequence ATGAAATTCATTTCTGAAAATAAAATAAGTGAAGATTTAGTAAATTCTTTTGATGAAGAAATGACCCTTGAGCTTGCTAAAAGGCTAGAGGAAGATAACTATAATACTCCATTTGATGGTTTAAAAGACTGGCACTTACTGAGGGCTCTTGCAATCAATAGACCTGAATTAACAACTAATTATACCCATCTCCTCGATCAGGAACCTTTCGATGAAAACTAA
- the gatC gene encoding Asp-tRNA(Asn)/Glu-tRNA(Gln) amidotransferase subunit GatC, protein MTKITKEEVKKVAHLARLELNENEINNHAEQLEKILDYIKQLEKIDTDDIPCTTRAIEVVNVFRKDEKKDSDCNEELLELGPSREDKYFKVPKIINE, encoded by the coding sequence ATGACAAAAATAACTAAAGAGGAAGTAAAAAAAGTTGCTCATTTAGCGAGATTAGAACTTAACGAGAATGAAATTAATAATCATGCAGAACAATTAGAAAAGATATTGGACTATATAAAACAACTTGAAAAAATTGATACAGATGATATCCCCTGTACAACGAGAGCTATAGAGGTTGTAAATGTATTTAGAAAAGACGAAAAGAAAGATTCTGATTGCAATGAAGAACTCTTAGAATTGGGTCCATCGAGAGAAGATAAATATTTTAAAGTACCAAAAATCATTAATGAATGA
- a CDS encoding photosystem II manganese-stabilizing polypeptide codes for MRIRSFLAFVISFCITFAFVPVKTFAFSERGNAQFTDVVNTGKANDCPTLDSSLVGSISLGNGDSLKGICMHPTEVYVKVPGTKRKAAEFVSTKIISPRNNTTVTEVYGDIDSGTFTEKGGIDFQLITVLTPGGLEVPFAFSAKDLTADLPSSIEPGTEVSGSTFTPNYRTGDFLDPKARAKNTGVEYAQGLVALGGDDEELAKENIKVDVNGTGVITLSINNVDSDTDEFAGTFEAIQPSDTDMGSKDPLDVKIIGELYGRKA; via the coding sequence ATGAGAATTCGTTCTTTCTTAGCTTTTGTTATTTCATTTTGTATAACTTTTGCTTTCGTTCCTGTTAAAACATTTGCTTTTTCTGAAAGAGGAAATGCACAATTCACAGATGTTGTTAATACAGGAAAAGCTAATGATTGTCCTACATTAGACTCATCTCTTGTCGGATCAATATCTCTAGGGAATGGAGATAGCCTCAAAGGAATATGCATGCACCCAACAGAAGTTTACGTAAAAGTGCCAGGAACAAAACGAAAAGCTGCAGAATTTGTTTCTACAAAAATTATTAGTCCTAGAAATAACACCACAGTAACAGAAGTTTATGGAGATATAGATTCAGGAACTTTCACTGAAAAGGGTGGTATTGATTTTCAACTTATTACTGTATTAACTCCTGGTGGTTTAGAGGTGCCATTTGCATTCTCAGCAAAAGATCTTACAGCTGATTTACCTTCATCTATTGAGCCAGGAACTGAGGTTAGTGGTTCAACATTTACACCTAACTACAGAACTGGTGACTTTCTAGATCCTAAGGCAAGAGCTAAAAATACTGGTGTTGAATATGCTCAAGGTTTAGTTGCATTAGGAGGAGACGACGAAGAACTTGCAAAAGAAAATATTAAAGTTGATGTAAACGGTACTGGCGTTATTACTCTTTCAATCAACAATGTAGATTCTGACACAGACGAATTTGCTGGTACTTTTGAAGCTATCCAACCTTCAGATACAGATATGGGTTCAAAGGATCCACTTGATGTAAAAATAATTGGGGAGCTTTACGGAAGAAAAGCTTAA
- a CDS encoding DUF3177 family protein, whose protein sequence is MYILNQISVWLSFQLTIIFLIGIPISLFLWSIKKKNIAVKKLLSIYWKISILFFISLLLLIGKYNFALLVTNISIVLMTISVWFWNDINDELKEYDFSYALTTTTKIWRWALIFISINFLIQSLQNFSCIYFINSDKCTLWLQPSSNLYVFIKNLFNFLFGANFTQPIAKFIGLFSLLIYIIGFIQWSIIKLPKNGRNSCFSKNGEN, encoded by the coding sequence TTGTACATTCTTAATCAAATTTCTGTGTGGCTATCTTTTCAACTTACGATAATTTTCCTTATTGGTATTCCTATTTCATTATTCTTATGGTCAATAAAAAAAAAGAATATTGCTGTTAAAAAACTTTTATCTATTTATTGGAAAATATCCATTTTATTCTTTATAAGCCTTTTACTTTTGATAGGAAAGTATAATTTCGCGCTTCTCGTTACCAATATTTCAATAGTACTAATGACAATTTCCGTTTGGTTTTGGAATGACATAAATGATGAATTAAAAGAATATGATTTTTCTTACGCCCTCACTACAACGACCAAAATATGGAGATGGGCACTAATTTTTATCTCCATCAATTTCTTAATTCAAAGTTTACAAAACTTTAGTTGTATTTATTTTATAAATTCGGATAAATGTACACTGTGGCTCCAGCCTTCTTCAAATTTATATGTTTTTATCAAAAATCTATTTAATTTTTTATTTGGCGCTAACTTTACTCAGCCCATTGCCAAATTTATAGGTTTGTTTTCATTGTTAATCTATATTATCGGTTTTATACAATGGTCAATAATTAAATTGCCTAAGAATGGAAGAAATTCTTGCTTCTCAAAAAATGGGGAAAATTGA
- the sat gene encoding sulfate adenylyltransferase, whose amino-acid sequence MELQQKTKTDTNGLIPPYGGELKNLIIQDKNLKNDLISKATYEFECSERNACDVELLMVGAFSPLEGFMDENNYNSVIKNNRNTNGLLFGLPIVFDSNNEKVKAGETILLTYKKQKIAVLEVSSKWEPDKSLEAELCYGTNSLDHPAVKMIFNERGRFYIGGRVYGFELPIREFPCKTPEEVRSTLPSNHDVVAFQCRNPIHRAHYELFTNALLSDNVSSNSVVLVHPTCGPTQQDDIPGKVRYLTYKELEEEISDERIKWAFLPYSMHMAGPREALQHMIIRRNYGCTHFIIGRDMAGCKSSSTGEDFYGPYEAQNFANKCADELMMQTVPSKNLVYTKEKGYITAEEAKEFNYEIMKLSGTEFRKKLRNGEPIPEWFAFKSVVDVLRRS is encoded by the coding sequence ATGGAATTACAACAAAAAACTAAAACAGATACTAATGGACTAATACCGCCTTATGGAGGGGAACTAAAAAATTTAATTATCCAAGATAAAAATCTTAAAAATGATCTTATCTCTAAAGCTACTTATGAGTTTGAATGTAGCGAGAGAAATGCATGCGATGTAGAACTTTTGATGGTTGGAGCTTTTTCTCCATTAGAAGGTTTTATGGATGAAAATAACTACAATTCGGTAATTAAAAATAATAGAAATACAAATGGGTTGCTTTTTGGCTTGCCTATAGTATTTGATTCAAATAATGAAAAAGTAAAAGCTGGAGAGACAATATTGCTTACTTATAAAAAACAAAAAATAGCAGTTTTAGAAGTTAGCTCTAAATGGGAGCCTGACAAATCCTTAGAAGCTGAACTTTGTTATGGTACTAATTCTTTAGATCATCCTGCGGTTAAGATGATTTTTAACGAGAGAGGGAGATTTTATATAGGAGGAAGAGTTTATGGTTTCGAACTACCAATTAGAGAATTCCCCTGCAAAACCCCTGAAGAAGTTAGATCTACACTACCATCAAATCATGATGTAGTTGCATTTCAATGCAGAAATCCAATTCATAGAGCACATTATGAATTATTTACTAATGCCTTACTTTCAGATAATGTCTCCTCTAACTCAGTTGTTTTAGTTCATCCAACTTGTGGGCCAACTCAACAAGATGATATTCCTGGAAAAGTTAGATATTTGACCTACAAAGAATTAGAAGAGGAAATATCTGATGAAAGAATAAAATGGGCTTTTTTACCTTATTCAATGCATATGGCAGGGCCAAGAGAAGCTCTTCAACATATGATAATAAGAAGAAATTATGGCTGCACTCACTTTATTATTGGTAGAGATATGGCTGGTTGTAAGTCGTCGTCAACTGGTGAAGATTTTTATGGTCCATATGAAGCCCAAAATTTCGCGAATAAGTGTGCAGATGAATTGATGATGCAAACTGTTCCTTCAAAAAATTTAGTTTATACGAAGGAAAAAGGATACATAACAGCTGAAGAAGCCAAAGAATTTAATTATGAAATTATGAAACTTAGTGGTACTGAATTTAGAAAGAAATTGAGGAATGGCGAACCAATTCCTGAATGGTTTGCATTCAAAAGTGTAGTAGATGTTCTAAGACGCTCTTAA
- a CDS encoding fatty acid desaturase, whose protein sequence is MWQWYRGVWPLPLLVATAFLALHIEGTVIHDACHKAAHPVPWINQAMGHGSAILLGFSFPVFTRVHLQHHIHVNHPKNDPDHIVSTFGPIWLIAPRFFYHEVFFFQRKLWRRYELLQWGIERSIFITIILAGLKFDFMNLIYNLWFGPALMVGVTLGIFFDYLPHRPFRSRNKWINSRVYPSKFMNLLIMGQNYHLIHHLWPSIPWFEYKIAYEKTKPLLDKKGSPQRVGIFESKEDIFNFIYDLLIGVRSHSKKRGKIRKIINLYPGFKIKKFLLKIVNKTFIGSN, encoded by the coding sequence ATTTGGCAATGGTATAGAGGTGTTTGGCCTTTACCTTTACTTGTAGCCACTGCGTTTTTAGCTTTACATATTGAAGGTACTGTAATTCATGATGCCTGTCATAAGGCTGCTCATCCAGTTCCTTGGATAAATCAAGCAATGGGCCATGGCTCAGCTATTCTATTAGGGTTTAGCTTTCCAGTTTTTACAAGAGTTCATTTGCAACATCATATTCATGTAAATCACCCAAAAAATGATCCTGATCATATAGTCAGTACTTTTGGTCCAATTTGGCTAATTGCACCAAGATTTTTTTATCATGAGGTGTTTTTCTTTCAAAGAAAACTCTGGCGAAGATATGAATTACTACAATGGGGAATTGAAAGATCTATATTCATAACAATTATCTTGGCAGGTTTAAAATTTGACTTTATGAATTTAATTTATAATTTGTGGTTCGGCCCGGCATTAATGGTAGGAGTCACTCTAGGAATATTTTTTGATTATTTACCCCATAGACCATTTCGATCAAGAAATAAATGGATAAATTCTCGAGTTTATCCAAGCAAATTTATGAATTTATTAATAATGGGACAAAATTACCATCTCATTCATCATCTTTGGCCTTCTATTCCTTGGTTTGAATACAAAATAGCTTATGAAAAAACTAAGCCTTTATTAGATAAAAAAGGCTCCCCTCAAAGGGTTGGGATATTTGAAAGTAAAGAAGACATTTTTAACTTTATTTATGATTTATTGATAGGTGTAAGGAGTCATAGCAAAAAGAGGGGGAAAATAAGAAAAATCATAAATTTATATCCAGGCTTTAAAATAAAAAAATTTTTATTAAAGATAGTCAACAAAACATTTATTGGAAGCAACTAA
- the coaBC gene encoding bifunctional phosphopantothenoylcysteine decarboxylase/phosphopantothenate--cysteine ligase CoaBC, translated as MKTKSKDSKIKVLLLITGSIAAVRIPLLVSQLAKENYEIRCVLSKNAEKLIKPLSLSILSRNPCILENDQWSDSQSKPIHIELSNWADILIIAPLTATTLAKWVTGNAEGLIPSILIANIKPIIVAPAMNTQMWLNKAVQKNYENLQNYENVLSLQPSEGLLACDAIGIGKIPPNDLIQLALEFIASHKQNEYRKDLLNKEILITGGCTSEKIDAARQITNKSSGAMGLLLSQVARFRGAQVKYVHGPLKIDKNLTDGIKRYEIETSVDLIRALNNEISNCDYFFMNAAVSDFKIKSDTLAKIPKNQINAHLNQNFELVPDILKTISKSKKDNQVFVGFCAFTGSIEEARMTIKEKIIQKGCDYLFANPIDLEGQGFGFLAQNEGWLFDTNNMEHYINKTSKIDLANKLITQIISLKK; from the coding sequence ATGAAAACTAAAAGTAAGGACTCCAAAATAAAGGTTCTTTTATTAATAACTGGGAGTATTGCGGCTGTAAGAATTCCATTATTAGTTAGCCAATTAGCAAAAGAAAATTATGAAATAAGATGCGTTTTATCAAAAAATGCAGAAAAATTAATAAAGCCTCTTTCTCTTTCTATCTTAAGTAGAAACCCGTGCATTTTAGAAAATGATCAATGGTCTGATAGTCAATCAAAACCTATTCATATAGAACTAAGTAATTGGGCTGATATTTTAATCATCGCCCCTTTAACAGCGACAACATTAGCAAAATGGGTAACTGGAAATGCAGAGGGATTAATCCCAAGCATCTTAATAGCAAATATAAAGCCAATTATTGTTGCACCAGCAATGAATACACAAATGTGGCTAAATAAAGCTGTCCAAAAAAATTATGAGAATTTACAGAATTACGAAAATGTTTTGTCTTTGCAACCAAGTGAAGGCCTCTTAGCATGTGATGCTATTGGCATCGGTAAGATACCTCCAAATGATCTAATCCAATTAGCTCTCGAATTTATAGCTTCACACAAACAAAATGAATATCGCAAAGATTTACTTAATAAAGAAATTTTAATAACTGGAGGGTGTACCTCAGAGAAAATCGATGCGGCAAGACAAATTACTAACAAAAGTTCTGGAGCTATGGGACTACTTCTCTCTCAAGTAGCGAGGTTTAGAGGAGCACAAGTAAAATATGTTCATGGGCCTCTGAAAATCGATAAGAATCTTACTGATGGAATAAAAAGATATGAAATTGAAACTAGTGTCGATTTAATTAGGGCACTTAATAATGAAATATCAAATTGCGATTATTTTTTCATGAATGCAGCAGTATCTGATTTCAAAATAAAATCTGATACTTTAGCTAAAATTCCAAAAAATCAAATTAATGCTCATTTGAATCAAAACTTTGAGCTAGTCCCAGATATTTTAAAAACAATTAGTAAATCAAAAAAAGATAACCAAGTTTTTGTAGGCTTTTGTGCTTTTACAGGATCTATCGAGGAAGCACGAATGACAATTAAAGAAAAGATTATCCAAAAGGGTTGTGATTATCTATTCGCCAATCCAATTGATCTTGAAGGTCAAGGATTTGGCTTTTTGGCACAAAATGAAGGATGGCTATTCGATACTAACAATATGGAACACTACATTAACAAAACATCAAAAATTGATTTAGCAAATAAGTTAATAACCCAAATTATTTCATTAAAAAAATAA
- the ileS gene encoding isoleucine--tRNA ligase — MKSQNSKEQKSDFSYKETLNLLKTDFSMRANSVVREPEIQNFWAKNHIDFQLGSSNSGEIFTLHDGPPYANGALHMGHALNKVLKDIINKYKTLRGFRVHFVPGWDCHGLPIELKVLQNLKSEERKNLDTLNLRKKATDYAHIQINNQKEGFKRWGIWGDWNNPYLTLKKSYESAQIGVFGKMFLNGYIYRGLKPVHWSPSSRTALAEAELEYPDEHYSKSIYVSLKITKISEEILLNFIQENLNIKKDFFQNNSFITIWTTTPWTIPANEAVAVNPKINYVFAMDEEKRIYLFAKDLSSQISKKFNKDFKVLLEVKGSKLENIEYQHPSKNKNCRIVIGGDYITTESGTGIVHTAPGHGIDDFNVGQKYDLPITCVVDEKGNLNEYSGQFKGSNVLKDANDLIIEHLKGNNLLILQEKYKHRYPYDWRTKKPTIFRATEQWFASVNGFRSSALKAIEDVEWMPDTGKKRIYSMVVGRGDWCISRQRSWGVPIPVFYKKNGNDILLNKEIINHIQELFSEHGADIWWDWDVKNLLPESYAKESDLWKKGTDTMDVWFDSGSSWAAVCELRSELKYPADLYLEGSDQHRGWFQSSLLTSVAVNNKPPYKKVLTHGFALDENGRKMSKSLGNVVDPNIIINGGNNKKTDPAYGADVLRLWVSSVDYSVDVPIGSNILKQLSDVYRKVRNTARYLLGNIHDYDPKIDSFEIDQLPLLDQWMLGRLVEVTDQISNAYENYEFSKFFQILQSFCVVDLSNFYLDIAKDRLYVSSKSQFRRRSCQFVMSKVVENLAVLISPVLCHMAEDIWQNIPYSTTEKSVFQRGWPIFSQSWKNQTLNEHIANLRNLRVEINKAIEGCRNKQIIGAALETEVNYLPEDKALKDSLIWLKEFGNQEVDLFRDWLIVSNFQVASDLVENSLVIDNNELGKIQIMKAQGTKCDRCWHYQKETFNGIQNTKLCKRCSNIINFEFI; from the coding sequence ATGAAATCTCAAAATAGCAAAGAACAAAAATCAGACTTTTCTTATAAAGAGACTCTAAATCTACTAAAAACTGACTTCTCAATGCGTGCTAACTCAGTTGTAAGAGAACCCGAGATTCAGAATTTTTGGGCTAAGAACCATATTGATTTCCAATTAGGTTCAAGTAATTCAGGCGAAATATTTACATTACATGATGGTCCTCCATATGCAAATGGGGCGCTTCATATGGGTCATGCCCTTAATAAAGTTTTAAAAGACATAATAAACAAGTACAAAACCTTAAGAGGATTTAGGGTGCATTTCGTACCTGGTTGGGACTGTCATGGATTACCTATTGAATTAAAAGTTCTTCAGAATTTAAAATCTGAAGAAAGAAAGAATCTTGACACTTTAAATTTAAGAAAAAAAGCAACAGATTATGCTCATATCCAAATTAATAATCAAAAGGAGGGTTTCAAAAGGTGGGGCATATGGGGAGATTGGAATAATCCTTACTTAACTCTGAAGAAAAGTTATGAATCTGCTCAGATTGGAGTATTTGGGAAAATGTTTTTAAATGGCTATATATATCGAGGTCTTAAACCTGTACATTGGAGTCCAAGTTCAAGGACTGCACTTGCTGAAGCAGAATTAGAATACCCTGATGAACATTATTCAAAAAGTATTTATGTTTCATTAAAAATCACTAAAATATCTGAGGAAATTCTATTAAATTTCATCCAAGAAAATCTTAATATCAAAAAAGATTTTTTTCAAAATAATTCTTTCATAACTATTTGGACCACTACTCCTTGGACTATACCTGCAAATGAGGCTGTAGCAGTAAATCCAAAAATAAATTACGTTTTTGCTATGGATGAAGAGAAGCGAATTTACCTTTTTGCTAAGGATTTATCTTCTCAGATAAGTAAGAAATTTAATAAAGATTTCAAGGTGCTATTAGAGGTTAAGGGCTCCAAATTGGAAAATATTGAATATCAACATCCCTCTAAGAATAAAAATTGCAGAATTGTAATAGGAGGAGATTATATTACTACAGAATCAGGGACTGGAATTGTTCATACTGCGCCTGGTCATGGGATAGATGATTTTAATGTGGGTCAAAAATATGATTTGCCAATAACATGTGTCGTTGATGAAAAAGGTAACTTAAATGAATATTCTGGTCAATTCAAAGGATCAAATGTCCTTAAAGATGCAAATGATCTAATTATTGAACATTTAAAAGGAAATAATTTGCTTATATTACAAGAAAAATATAAGCATAGATATCCCTATGATTGGAGAACCAAAAAACCAACTATTTTTAGGGCAACAGAACAATGGTTTGCATCTGTAAATGGCTTTCGATCATCTGCATTAAAAGCAATCGAAGATGTTGAATGGATGCCAGATACTGGAAAGAAAAGAATTTATTCTATGGTTGTTGGTAGAGGTGACTGGTGTATTTCTAGACAAAGGTCATGGGGAGTCCCTATTCCAGTTTTTTATAAAAAAAATGGTAATGACATTCTCCTCAATAAAGAGATCATTAATCACATTCAAGAACTATTTAGTGAACATGGAGCAGATATTTGGTGGGATTGGGATGTTAAGAATCTTTTGCCAGAAAGTTATGCAAAAGAATCGGATCTATGGAAAAAAGGAACAGATACAATGGATGTTTGGTTCGATTCAGGATCTAGCTGGGCCGCAGTATGTGAACTAAGAAGTGAATTAAAGTATCCAGCGGATCTTTATTTAGAGGGCTCAGATCAACATAGAGGATGGTTCCAGTCTTCTTTGCTAACATCAGTTGCAGTCAATAATAAACCTCCATATAAGAAAGTTTTAACTCATGGTTTTGCACTTGATGAAAATGGAAGAAAAATGAGCAAATCTTTAGGAAATGTTGTTGATCCAAATATAATTATTAATGGAGGTAACAATAAAAAAACTGACCCTGCTTATGGTGCTGATGTTTTAAGGCTATGGGTAAGCTCTGTAGATTATTCAGTAGATGTTCCAATTGGTTCAAATATACTCAAGCAACTTTCAGACGTTTATAGAAAAGTTAGAAATACTGCAAGATATCTCCTAGGTAATATTCATGATTATGATCCTAAAATTGATAGTTTTGAAATTGATCAATTACCTCTCTTAGATCAATGGATGTTAGGCAGATTAGTTGAGGTTACAGATCAAATATCAAATGCTTATGAAAATTATGAGTTTTCAAAATTTTTCCAAATCTTGCAAAGTTTTTGCGTTGTAGATTTATCAAATTTTTATTTGGATATTGCGAAGGATAGGTTATATGTAAGTTCTAAATCACAATTTAGGAGAAGATCTTGTCAGTTCGTCATGTCAAAAGTTGTTGAAAATTTAGCCGTACTTATTTCTCCAGTGCTTTGTCATATGGCCGAAGATATTTGGCAAAATATTCCATATTCAACTACAGAAAAATCAGTCTTTCAAAGAGGATGGCCAATATTTTCGCAGTCATGGAAAAATCAAACGCTTAATGAGCACATTGCAAATTTAAGAAATTTGAGAGTTGAAATTAACAAGGCAATAGAAGGATGTAGGAACAAACAAATAATTGGAGCTGCTTTGGAGACTGAAGTTAATTATTTACCTGAAGATAAAGCTTTAAAAGATTCACTTATTTGGCTAAAAGAATTTGGCAATCAAGAAGTAGATTTATTTAGGGATTGGCTTATAGTATCAAACTTCCAAGTGGCATCTGATTTGGTGGAGAATTCTCTGGTCATAGATAACAACGAACTTGGTAAAATTCAAATTATGAAAGCTCAAGGCACAAAATGTGATAGATGTTGGCATTATCAAAAAGAAACTTTTAATGGAATCCAAAATACAAAATTATGTAAAAGATGTTCAAATATTATTAATTTTGAATTTATTTAA